In Pseudomonas sp. PDM14, a genomic segment contains:
- a CDS encoding polyamine ABC transporter substrate-binding protein, whose translation MFRVLAPLLLAVFPGLSMAESIRVYNWNDYIAQQTLADFTKATGIDVEYRTYSSAEELDAALASGENIDIAVPSHNDLPRLIKDGRLQPLDLSRLPNRSHLDKQLLSKLAAVDPSNRYAVPYLWGAVGLAINTPQAEAAYGGPLPESWSLLFDPAQSGKLASCGISVLDAPDEVLSALMNYQGNSFSRSSAGRMRRAGEVLQGLQPNLRYVDSERYIDDLNNGHLCLAVAWVGDALAAAQAGQPVRFVVPQEGSVLFIDNLVIPSSARRADLAHTFIDFIMRPQVAAQITTETLYPNGNADAKQYLAAELREQPGLYPDRDTKRRLFALDALPEKLISTRTEVWDHFRAGKAAPAQLVESTP comes from the coding sequence ATGTTTCGCGTTCTTGCTCCGTTGCTGCTGGCAGTTTTTCCGGGCCTGTCGATGGCCGAGTCGATCCGGGTCTACAACTGGAACGACTACATCGCCCAACAGACCCTGGCCGATTTCACCAAGGCCACCGGCATCGATGTCGAGTACCGCACCTATAGCTCGGCCGAGGAGCTCGACGCGGCACTGGCCAGCGGCGAGAACATCGACATCGCCGTACCCTCGCACAACGACCTGCCGCGCCTGATCAAGGACGGCCGCCTGCAACCGCTGGACCTCTCCCGGCTGCCCAATCGCAGCCACCTGGACAAGCAGCTGCTGAGCAAGCTGGCCGCCGTCGACCCGAGCAACCGTTACGCCGTGCCTTACCTGTGGGGTGCGGTCGGCCTGGCGATCAACACGCCGCAGGCCGAAGCCGCCTATGGCGGGCCGCTGCCGGAAAGCTGGAGCCTGCTGTTCGACCCGGCACAGAGCGGCAAGCTGGCGAGCTGCGGGATCAGCGTGCTGGACGCCCCGGACGAAGTGCTCTCGGCGCTGATGAACTACCAAGGCAACAGCTTCTCGCGCAGCTCGGCCGGGCGCATGCGCCGTGCCGGCGAGGTGCTGCAGGGCCTGCAGCCGAACCTGCGCTACGTCGACAGCGAGCGCTACATCGACGACCTCAACAACGGCCACCTGTGCCTGGCCGTGGCCTGGGTCGGTGACGCCCTGGCCGCCGCACAGGCCGGCCAGCCGGTGCGCTTCGTGGTACCGCAGGAAGGCTCGGTGCTGTTCATCGACAACCTGGTGATCCCCAGCAGCGCCCGCCGCGCCGACCTCGCGCACACGTTCATCGACTTCATCATGCGCCCGCAGGTCGCCGCGCAGATCACCACGGAAACCCTCTACCCCAACGGTAACGCCGACGCCAAGCAGTACCTGGCCGCCGAACTGCGCGAGCAACCCGGCCTGTACCCGGATCGCGACACCAAGCGCCGCCTGTTCGCCCTCGATGCGCTGCCGGAAAAACTGATCAGCACCCGCACCGAGGTCTGGGACCATTTCCGCGCCGGCAAGGCGGCGCCGGCACAACTGGTCGAAAGCACGCCGTAA
- a CDS encoding glutamine synthetase family protein, with the protein MSVPPRAVQLNEANAFLKEHPEVLFVDLLIADMNGVVRGKRIERNSLHKVYEKGINLPASLFALDINGSTVESTGLGLDIGDADRICFPIPNTLCNEPWQKRPTAQLLMTMHELDGQPFFADPREVLRQVVAKFDEMNLRICAAFELEFYLIDQENVNGRPQPPRSPLSGKRPISTQVYLIDDLDEYVDCLQDMLEAAKEQGIPADAIVKESAPAQFEVNLHHVEDAMKACDYALLLKRLVKNIAYDHEMDTTFMAKPYPGQAGNGLHVHISLLDKTTGKNIFTSDDPLENAALRHAIGGVLETMPASMAFLCPNVNSYRRFGAQFYVPNAPSWGVDNRTVAVRVPNGSPDAVRIEHRVAGADANPYLMMSAILAGIHHGLTNQVDPGEPIEGNSYEQLEQSLPNNLRDALRELDDSEVLNKYIDPKYIDIFVACKEAELEEFETTISDLEYNWYLHTV; encoded by the coding sequence ATGTCGGTACCCCCGCGTGCCGTTCAGCTTAACGAAGCGAACGCGTTCCTTAAGGAACATCCTGAGGTCCTGTTCGTCGACCTTCTAATTGCAGATATGAATGGTGTAGTGCGCGGCAAGCGCATCGAACGAAACAGCCTGCATAAAGTGTATGAAAAGGGCATCAACCTGCCCGCCTCCCTCTTCGCTCTCGACATCAATGGTTCCACCGTCGAAAGCACCGGTCTGGGCCTGGACATCGGCGACGCGGACCGCATCTGTTTCCCCATCCCCAACACCCTGTGCAACGAGCCCTGGCAGAAGCGCCCCACCGCGCAGCTGCTGATGACCATGCATGAGCTCGACGGCCAGCCATTCTTCGCCGACCCGCGCGAAGTGCTGCGCCAGGTCGTGGCCAAGTTCGACGAGATGAACCTGCGCATCTGCGCCGCCTTCGAGCTGGAGTTCTACCTGATCGACCAGGAGAACGTGAACGGCCGTCCGCAGCCGCCGCGCTCGCCGCTGTCCGGCAAACGTCCGATCTCCACCCAGGTGTACCTGATCGATGACCTCGACGAATACGTCGACTGCCTGCAGGACATGCTCGAAGCCGCGAAGGAACAAGGCATTCCGGCCGACGCCATCGTCAAGGAAAGCGCCCCGGCGCAGTTCGAGGTCAACCTGCACCACGTCGAAGACGCGATGAAGGCCTGCGACTACGCCCTGCTGCTCAAGCGTCTGGTCAAGAACATCGCCTACGACCATGAGATGGACACCACCTTCATGGCCAAGCCCTACCCGGGCCAGGCAGGTAACGGTCTGCACGTGCACATCTCGCTGCTCGACAAGACCACCGGCAAGAACATCTTCACCTCCGATGATCCCCTGGAGAACGCCGCTCTGCGTCATGCGATCGGCGGTGTCCTGGAGACCATGCCTGCGTCGATGGCGTTCCTCTGCCCGAACGTCAACTCGTACCGCCGCTTCGGCGCGCAGTTCTACGTACCCAACGCGCCGAGCTGGGGTGTCGACAACCGTACCGTGGCCGTTCGCGTGCCCAACGGCAGCCCAGATGCCGTGCGCATCGAACACCGCGTCGCCGGTGCCGATGCCAACCCCTATCTGATGATGTCGGCGATCCTCGCCGGGATTCACCACGGGCTGACCAATCAGGTCGATCCGGGCGAGCCCATCGAGGGCAATTCCTACGAGCAGCTGGAACAGAGCCTGCCGAACAACCTGCGCGATGCCCTGCGCGAGCTGGACGACAGCGAAGTGCTGAACAAGTACATCGATCCGAAGTACATCGACATCTTCGTCGCCTGTAAGGAAGCCGAGCTCGAAGAGTTCGAGACCACGATCTCCGACCTCGAATACAACTGGTATCTGCATACCGTATAA
- a CDS encoding gamma-glutamyl-gamma-aminobutyrate hydrolase family protein → MSRLPLIGVTACSKQIGPHPYHIVGDKYVRAVAVAAGGLPLVIPSLAELIDQPTLLANLDGLLFTGSPSNVEPHHYSGPASEPGTQHDVARDQTTLPLIRQAVAAGIPVLGICRGFQEMNVAFGGSLHQKVHEVPGMMDHREPEDQPLEVQYGPAHLVHVQPGGVLSGLGLPDEFLVNSIHGQGVQRLAPGLRVEALAPDGLIEAFSVEGAPRFAFGVQWHPEWQVRSNPNYLAIFQAFGEACRERAGQR, encoded by the coding sequence ATGTCGCGCCTGCCGTTAATCGGCGTCACCGCCTGCAGCAAGCAGATCGGTCCTCATCCGTACCACATAGTCGGCGACAAATATGTCCGCGCCGTCGCCGTGGCTGCCGGCGGTCTCCCGCTGGTGATTCCTTCGCTGGCCGAGCTGATCGACCAGCCGACCCTGCTGGCCAACCTCGATGGCCTGCTCTTCACCGGGTCACCCTCGAACGTCGAACCCCATCATTATAGTGGCCCCGCCAGCGAGCCAGGCACGCAGCACGATGTCGCGCGTGACCAGACCACCCTGCCGCTGATTCGCCAGGCCGTGGCCGCCGGTATTCCGGTGCTCGGCATCTGCCGCGGCTTCCAGGAAATGAACGTGGCGTTCGGCGGCAGCCTGCACCAGAAGGTGCATGAAGTCCCCGGCATGATGGACCACCGCGAGCCGGAAGATCAGCCGCTCGAGGTGCAGTACGGTCCCGCTCACCTGGTGCATGTGCAGCCCGGTGGTGTGCTCTCCGGCCTCGGCTTGCCGGACGAGTTTCTGGTCAATTCCATTCATGGCCAGGGCGTTCAGCGTCTGGCGCCGGGCCTTCGCGTAGAAGCACTGGCGCCTGACGGGTTGATCGAAGCCTTCTCCGTCGAAGGTGCGCCACGCTTTGCGTTCGGGGTGCAATGGCACCCGGAATGGCAGGTACGATCCAACCCGAATTATCTCGCCATCTTCCAGGCCTTTGGTGAGGCTTGCAGGGAGAGGGCGGGGCAACGCTGA
- a CDS encoding glutamine synthetase family protein produces MTSKLDQLTSWLKERKITEVECLISDLTGIARGKISPTNKFLDEKGMRLPESVLLQTVTGDYVEDDIYYDLLDEADIDMFCRPDENAVFVVPWAIEPTAMVIHDTFDKQGNPIELSPRNILKNVLKLYADKGWQAIVAPEMEFYLTKRNSDPDFPLEAPIGRSGRPETGRQSFSIDAANEFDPLFEDMYDWCELQGLDLDTLIHEEGPAQMEINFRHGDALHLADQILVFKRTMREAALKHDVAATFMAKPITDEPGSAMHIHQSVIDIKTGKNIFSDDDGGMSELFLLYIGGLQKYIPELLPLFAPNVNSFRRFLPDTSAPVNVEWGEENRTVGLRVPEATPQNRRVENRLAGADANPYLVLAATLLCGYMGMVEGVEASAPVKGRGYERRNLRLPVTIESALERMEACKDAEKYLGEKFIRGYVAVKRAEHENYKRVISSWEREFLLLSV; encoded by the coding sequence ATGACTAGCAAGCTCGACCAGCTGACCAGCTGGCTGAAAGAACGCAAAATCACCGAAGTAGAATGCTTGATCAGCGATCTTACCGGCATCGCCCGTGGCAAGATTTCGCCGACCAACAAGTTCCTCGACGAGAAGGGCATGCGCCTCCCCGAGAGTGTGCTGCTGCAGACCGTTACCGGCGACTACGTCGAGGACGACATTTATTACGACCTGCTCGACGAGGCGGACATCGACATGTTCTGCCGTCCCGACGAGAACGCGGTATTCGTCGTGCCGTGGGCCATCGAGCCCACTGCAATGGTGATCCACGACACCTTCGACAAGCAGGGCAACCCGATCGAGCTGTCGCCGCGCAACATCCTCAAGAACGTGCTCAAGCTCTACGCCGACAAGGGCTGGCAAGCCATCGTCGCGCCCGAGATGGAGTTCTACCTGACCAAGCGCAACAGCGACCCGGACTTCCCGCTGGAGGCGCCGATCGGCCGCTCCGGTCGCCCGGAAACCGGCCGCCAGTCCTTCTCCATCGACGCGGCCAACGAGTTCGACCCGCTGTTCGAGGACATGTACGACTGGTGCGAGCTGCAAGGCCTGGACCTGGACACCCTGATCCACGAAGAAGGCCCGGCGCAGATGGAGATCAACTTCCGTCACGGCGACGCCCTGCACCTGGCCGACCAGATTCTGGTGTTCAAGCGCACCATGCGCGAGGCCGCGCTCAAGCACGACGTGGCGGCGACCTTCATGGCCAAGCCGATCACCGATGAGCCGGGCAGCGCCATGCACATCCACCAAAGCGTGATCGACATCAAGACCGGCAAGAACATCTTCTCCGACGATGATGGCGGCATGAGCGAACTGTTCCTGCTTTATATAGGTGGCCTGCAGAAGTACATCCCGGAGCTGCTGCCGCTGTTCGCGCCCAACGTCAACTCGTTCCGCCGTTTCCTGCCCGACACCTCGGCGCCGGTGAACGTGGAATGGGGCGAGGAGAACCGCACCGTGGGCCTGCGCGTGCCGGAAGCCACGCCGCAGAACCGCCGTGTGGAAAACCGCCTGGCCGGTGCCGACGCCAACCCGTACCTGGTGCTGGCGGCGACGCTGCTGTGCGGCTACATGGGCATGGTCGAAGGCGTCGAGGCCAGCGCGCCGGTGAAAGGTCGCGGTTATGAACGACGCAACCTGCGCCTGCCCGTTACCATCGAGAGCGCGCTGGAGCGGATGGAAGCCTGCAAGGACGCCGAGAAGTACCTGGGCGAGAAGTTCATCCGTGGCTACGTCGCGGTGAAGCGCGCCGAGCATGAGAACTACAAGCGCGTGATCAGCTCCTGGGAGCGTGAGTTCCTGCTGCTTTCCGTCTGA
- a CDS encoding aspartate aminotransferase family protein, which translates to MTNQANNPKTREWQAMSREHHLAPFSDYQQLHEKGPRIVTKADGVYLWDSEGNKILDGMAGLWCVAIGYGREELVEAASKQMRELPFYNTFFQTAHPPVLELAKAIADVTPAGMNHVFFTGSGSEGNDTMLRMVRHYWALKGQPNKKVIISRLNGYHGSTVAGASLGGMTYMHEQGDLPIPGIVHIPQPYWFGEGGDMTPDAFGIWAAEQLEKKILEVGEDNVAAFIAEPIQGAGGVIIPPDTYWPKVREILAKYDILFVADEVICGFGRTGEWFGSDHFGNKPDLMTIAKGMTSGYVPMGGLVVSDKVFQVINAGGDFNHGFTYSGHPVAAAVGVENIRILREEKIIERVKAETAPYLQKRLRELADHPLVGEVRGVGMLGAIELAKNKQTRERFPSETGVGMICRGHCFENGLIMRAVGDTMIIAPPLVISKSEIDELIEKARKCLDLTARAVLV; encoded by the coding sequence ATGACCAACCAAGCGAACAACCCGAAAACCCGTGAGTGGCAGGCCATGAGCCGTGAGCACCACCTCGCGCCGTTCAGCGATTATCAGCAGCTGCACGAGAAGGGTCCGCGCATTGTCACCAAGGCCGACGGTGTCTACCTGTGGGACAGCGAAGGCAACAAGATTCTCGACGGCATGGCTGGCCTGTGGTGCGTGGCCATCGGCTACGGCCGTGAAGAACTGGTCGAGGCGGCCAGCAAGCAGATGCGCGAGCTGCCGTTCTACAACACCTTCTTCCAGACCGCCCACCCGCCGGTGCTGGAGTTGGCCAAGGCGATCGCCGACGTGACCCCGGCCGGCATGAACCACGTGTTCTTCACCGGTTCCGGCTCCGAAGGCAACGACACCATGCTGCGCATGGTTCGCCACTACTGGGCGCTGAAGGGCCAGCCGAACAAGAAGGTCATCATCAGCCGCCTCAACGGCTACCACGGCTCCACCGTGGCTGGCGCCAGCCTGGGCGGCATGACCTACATGCACGAACAAGGCGACCTGCCGATTCCGGGCATCGTGCACATCCCGCAGCCGTACTGGTTCGGCGAGGGTGGCGACATGACCCCCGACGCGTTCGGCATCTGGGCCGCCGAGCAGCTGGAAAAGAAAATCCTCGAAGTCGGCGAAGACAACGTCGCGGCCTTCATCGCCGAGCCGATCCAGGGCGCCGGCGGCGTGATCATTCCGCCGGATACCTACTGGCCGAAAGTGCGCGAGATCCTCGCCAAGTACGACATCCTGTTCGTGGCTGATGAAGTGATCTGCGGCTTCGGTCGTACCGGCGAGTGGTTCGGCAGCGATCACTTCGGCAACAAGCCGGACCTGATGACCATCGCCAAGGGCATGACCAGCGGCTACGTGCCGATGGGTGGCCTGGTAGTCAGTGACAAGGTGTTTCAGGTGATCAACGCCGGTGGTGATTTCAACCACGGCTTCACCTATTCCGGGCACCCGGTTGCCGCTGCGGTGGGCGTGGAAAACATCCGCATCCTGCGCGAAGAAAAAATCATCGAGCGGGTGAAGGCGGAAACGGCACCGTATTTGCAGAAGCGTCTACGTGAACTGGCGGATCATCCGCTGGTGGGCGAAGTCCGCGGTGTGGGCATGCTCGGCGCCATCGAACTGGCGAAGAACAAGCAGACCCGCGAGCGTTTCCCGAGCGAAACGGGCGTCGGCATGATCTGCCGCGGCCATTGCTTCGAGAACGGACTGATCATGCGCGCCGTCGGCGACACCATGATCATCGCGCCACCGCTGGTGATCAGCAAAAGCGAGATTGACGAGCTGATCGAAAAAGCACGCAAGTGCCTCGATCTCACCGCACGTGCTGTACTGGTCTGA
- a CDS encoding extracellular solute-binding protein, with protein MIKTFGKTLLALTLAGAVTGLAQADDKVLHVYNWSDYIAPDTLDKFQKETGIKVVYDVFDSNEVLEAKLLAGSSGYDIVVPSNPFLAKQIKAGVFQKLDRAKLPNWKNLDTGLLKALDPSDPGNLYSVPYMWGTIGIGYNVDKVKAVLGDNAPVDSWDLVFKPENMAKLKECGVSFLDSPTEILPAALNYLGFKPDSTDPAELKKAEELFMSVRSSTGYFHSSKYIGDLANGNICVAVGYSGDLYQSKSRAEEAKNGVNILYSIPKEGAGSFFDMLAIPADAKNVEGAHAFLNFLMKPEIMAEITNFVQFPNGNSAATPLVDEALRTDPGIYPNEEVMAKIYTFPDLPAKVQRTMTRSWTKIKSGK; from the coding sequence ATGATCAAGACCTTCGGTAAAACACTGCTCGCCCTGACCCTGGCGGGCGCTGTGACCGGCCTGGCGCAGGCTGACGACAAGGTGCTGCACGTTTACAACTGGTCGGACTACATTGCCCCGGACACCCTGGACAAGTTCCAGAAGGAAACCGGCATCAAGGTGGTCTACGACGTTTTCGACAGTAACGAAGTGCTGGAAGCCAAACTGCTGGCGGGCAGCTCCGGTTACGACATCGTCGTACCGTCCAACCCCTTCCTGGCCAAGCAGATCAAGGCGGGCGTATTCCAGAAGCTGGATCGCGCCAAGCTGCCGAACTGGAAAAACCTCGATACCGGCCTGCTCAAGGCGTTGGACCCCAGCGACCCAGGCAACCTGTACTCGGTTCCCTACATGTGGGGCACCATCGGCATCGGCTACAACGTCGACAAGGTCAAGGCCGTGCTCGGCGACAACGCCCCGGTGGATTCCTGGGACCTGGTGTTCAAGCCGGAGAATATGGCCAAGCTGAAAGAGTGTGGCGTGTCCTTCCTCGACTCGCCGACCGAGATCCTCCCGGCCGCGCTGAACTACCTGGGCTTCAAACCGGACAGCACCGATCCGGCCGAGCTGAAGAAAGCCGAAGAACTGTTCATGTCGGTTCGTTCGTCCACCGGCTACTTCCACTCCTCGAAGTACATCGGCGACCTGGCCAACGGCAACATCTGCGTGGCCGTCGGCTACTCGGGTGACCTGTACCAGTCCAAGTCCCGCGCCGAAGAAGCCAAGAATGGCGTGAACATTCTGTACAGCATCCCGAAAGAAGGTGCCGGCAGCTTCTTCGACATGCTCGCCATCCCGGCCGATGCGAAGAACGTCGAAGGCGCTCACGCCTTCCTCAACTTCCTGATGAAGCCGGAAATCATGGCTGAAATCACCAACTTCGTGCAGTTCCCCAACGGCAACTCGGCGGCCACCCCGCTGGTTGACGAGGCCCTGCGCACCGACCCGGGCATCTACCCGAACGAGGAAGTGATGGCCAAGATCTACACCTTCCCCGACCTGCCGGCCAAGGTGCAACGCACCATGACCCGCAGCTGGACCAAGATCAAGTCCGGCAAATAA
- a CDS encoding polyamine ABC transporter substrate-binding protein encodes MRISLSKTLIAATVTLGLTSAAQAAQTVHIYNWTDYIGETTLADFKQATGIDPVYDVFDSNETLEGKLLAGRSGYDIVVPSNHFLGKQIKAGAFQKIDRAQLPNWQNLDPALLKLLETNDAGNQYSVPYLWGTNGIGYNVEKIKEVLGVDKIDSWAMVFEPENMKKLSTCGVAFLDSADEMIPAMLNYLGLDPNSTNPEDYKKAEAKLLAVRPYVTYFHSSKYIGDLANGDICVATGFSGDILQAADRADEAGKGVEIAYAIPKEGGNLWFDMLAIPADAKNVKEAHAFINYILDPAVIAKVSDYVGYANPNTKAGELMDQDVRTDESVYPPQAVLDNLFISAELPPKVQRLMTRSWTKVKSGK; translated from the coding sequence GTGCGAATTTCCCTCAGCAAAACCCTGATCGCCGCCACCGTGACACTGGGGCTGACCAGTGCCGCGCAGGCTGCACAGACAGTGCATATCTACAACTGGACCGACTACATCGGCGAAACCACCCTGGCCGACTTCAAGCAGGCCACCGGCATCGACCCGGTCTACGACGTCTTCGATTCCAACGAAACCCTGGAAGGCAAACTGCTCGCGGGCCGCTCCGGCTACGACATCGTGGTGCCGTCCAACCATTTCCTCGGCAAGCAGATCAAGGCCGGTGCCTTCCAGAAGATCGACCGCGCCCAGCTGCCCAACTGGCAGAACCTCGACCCGGCATTGCTCAAACTGTTGGAAACCAACGACGCCGGCAACCAGTATTCCGTCCCCTACCTGTGGGGCACCAACGGCATCGGCTACAACGTCGAGAAGATCAAGGAAGTGCTCGGCGTCGACAAGATCGACTCCTGGGCCATGGTCTTCGAGCCGGAAAACATGAAGAAGCTCAGCACCTGCGGTGTGGCCTTCCTCGACTCGGCCGACGAAATGATTCCGGCCATGCTCAACTACCTGGGCCTCGACCCGAACAGCACCAACCCCGAGGACTACAAGAAGGCCGAAGCCAAGCTGCTGGCCGTGCGTCCGTACGTCACCTACTTCCACTCCTCGAAGTACATCGGTGACCTGGCTAACGGCGACATCTGCGTGGCCACCGGCTTCTCCGGCGACATCCTGCAGGCCGCCGACCGTGCCGACGAAGCCGGCAAGGGCGTCGAGATCGCCTACGCCATTCCCAAGGAAGGCGGCAACCTGTGGTTCGACATGCTGGCGATTCCGGCTGACGCGAAGAACGTCAAGGAAGCCCACGCGTTCATCAACTACATCCTCGACCCGGCGGTGATCGCCAAGGTCAGCGACTACGTCGGCTACGCCAACCCGAACACCAAGGCCGGCGAGCTGATGGACCAGGACGTGCGCACCGACGAGTCCGTTTACCCTCCACAGGCAGTGCTGGATAATCTGTTCATCTCCGCCGAGCTGCCGCCAAAAGTGCAGCGCCTGATGACCCGCAGCTGGACCAAGGTCAAGTCGGGTAAGTGA
- the potA gene encoding polyamine ABC transporter ATP-binding protein, giving the protein MAVASSAYKKALEGSQQPKEVLVKIDRVTKKFDETIAVDDVSLTINKGEIFALLGGSGSGKSTLLRMLAGFERPTEGRIFLDGVDITDMPPYERPINMMFQSYALFPHMTVAQNIAFGLKQDRLSKSEIDERVAEMLKLVHMTQYAKRKPHQLSGGQRQRVALARSLAKRPKLLLLDEPMGALDKKLRSQMQLELVEIIERVGVTCVMVTHDQEEAMTMAQRIAIMHLGWIAQIGSPVDIYETPASRLVCEFIGNVNLFEGTLVTDDIDHAVIDCPQLDKPIYIGHGISTRAEEKRLSYALRPEKLLMATELPADHEHANYNWSNGHVHDIAYLGGHSVYYVKLTSGQVVQCFIANAERRGKRPTWDDAVVVYWEDDSGVVLQS; this is encoded by the coding sequence ATGGCCGTTGCGTCCAGCGCCTACAAGAAAGCCCTAGAAGGCAGCCAACAACCCAAAGAGGTGTTGGTGAAAATCGATCGCGTGACGAAGAAGTTCGACGAAACCATCGCCGTCGACGACGTCTCGCTGACCATCAACAAGGGTGAGATCTTCGCCCTGCTCGGCGGCTCCGGCTCCGGCAAGTCCACCCTGCTGCGCATGCTCGCCGGCTTCGAGCGACCGACTGAAGGGCGCATCTTCCTCGACGGTGTCGACATCACCGACATGCCGCCCTACGAGCGGCCGATCAACATGATGTTCCAGTCCTACGCGCTGTTCCCGCACATGACCGTGGCGCAGAACATTGCCTTCGGCCTCAAGCAGGATCGCCTGTCCAAGAGCGAGATCGACGAGCGCGTGGCCGAGATGCTCAAGCTGGTGCACATGACCCAGTACGCCAAGCGCAAGCCGCACCAGCTCTCCGGCGGCCAGCGTCAGCGCGTGGCCCTGGCCCGCTCGCTGGCCAAGCGACCGAAGCTGCTACTGCTCGACGAGCCGATGGGCGCCCTGGACAAGAAGCTGCGTTCGCAGATGCAGCTGGAGCTGGTGGAAATCATCGAGCGCGTTGGCGTGACCTGTGTGATGGTGACCCACGACCAGGAAGAGGCCATGACCATGGCCCAGCGCATCGCCATCATGCACCTCGGCTGGATCGCCCAGATCGGCAGCCCGGTGGACATCTACGAGACTCCGGCCAGCCGCCTGGTCTGCGAGTTCATCGGCAACGTCAACCTGTTCGAGGGCACCCTGGTCACCGACGACATCGACCACGCCGTGATCGATTGCCCGCAACTCGACAAGCCGATCTACATCGGCCACGGCATCAGTACCCGTGCCGAAGAGAAGCGCCTGAGCTACGCCCTGCGCCCGGAAAAACTGCTGATGGCCACCGAACTGCCGGCCGACCATGAGCACGCCAACTACAACTGGAGCAACGGCCACGTCCACGACATCGCCTACCTCGGCGGCCACTCGGTGTACTACGTCAAGCTGACCTCGGGGCAGGTCGTGCAGTGCTTCATCGCCAACGCCGAGCGCCGCGGCAAGCGTCCGACCTGGGACGACGCCGTGGTGGTGTACTGGGAAGACGACAGCGGCGTGGTACTGCAATCATGA
- a CDS encoding ABC transporter permease subunit: MPTGRHVVIGIPFFWLFLFFLLPFFIVLKISFAEADVAIPPYTEIYSWAENQLSIVLNLGNYIFLSEDELYLAAYLGSLKMAFISTVLCILIGYPMAYAIARASKEMQTVLLLLIMMPTWTAILIRVYAWMGILSTNGLLNSLLLSIGLIDEPLQILNTNLAVYIGVVYSYLPFMILPLFANLVKHDNSLLEAASDLGSSNFNNFWKITVPLSKNGLIAGSMLVFIPVVGEFVIPELLGGPETLMIGKVLWQEFFNNRDWPVASALAVVMLAVLIVPIILFNRNQAKEMEGRA; this comes from the coding sequence CTGCCAACGGGGCGCCACGTCGTCATCGGCATTCCGTTCTTCTGGCTGTTCCTGTTCTTCCTGCTGCCGTTCTTCATCGTCCTGAAGATCAGCTTCGCCGAAGCAGACGTGGCCATTCCGCCGTACACGGAAATCTACAGCTGGGCGGAAAACCAGCTGTCCATCGTGCTCAACCTCGGCAACTACATCTTCCTCAGCGAAGATGAGCTGTACCTGGCGGCTTACCTCGGCTCGCTGAAGATGGCCTTCATCAGCACCGTGCTGTGCATCCTCATCGGCTACCCGATGGCCTACGCCATCGCCCGGGCCAGCAAGGAAATGCAGACCGTACTGCTGCTGCTGATCATGATGCCGACCTGGACTGCGATCCTGATCCGCGTCTACGCCTGGATGGGCATCCTCAGCACCAACGGCCTGCTCAACAGCCTGCTGCTGAGCATCGGCCTGATCGACGAGCCGCTGCAGATCCTCAACACCAACCTCGCGGTGTACATCGGCGTGGTCTATTCGTACCTGCCGTTCATGATCCTGCCGCTGTTCGCCAACCTGGTGAAACACGACAACAGCCTGCTGGAAGCCGCTTCCGACCTGGGCTCGAGCAACTTCAACAACTTCTGGAAGATCACCGTGCCGCTGTCCAAGAACGGCCTCATCGCCGGCAGCATGCTGGTGTTCATTCCCGTGGTCGGCGAATTCGTCATCCCCGAGCTGCTCGGCGGGCCGGAGACGCTGATGATCGGCAAGGTGTTGTGGCAGGAGTTCTTCAACAACCGCGACTGGCCGGTAGCCTCGGCGCTGGCGGTGGTGATGCTGGCGGTGCTGATCGTGCCGATCATTCTGTTCAACCGTAACCAGGCCAAAGAGATGGAGGGCCGCGCATGA